TGGAAGAGGAGCATGCCCAGCAGAGCGGTGCCGACCGCGCCGATGCCGACCCAGACGCCGTAGGCCGTGCCGATGGGCAGGCTCTTCACCGCCGCGCTCAGCAGCCCCATGCTCACGATCAGACCGGCGACGGTGAACACACTGGGCCACAGCCGGGTGAAGCCGTCGCTCAGCTTCATGCCGATCGACCAGCAGATCTCGAACAGCCCGGCGGTGAGCAGCAGGACCCATGCCATGACGGCACCTCCGTGAAGTCTCTCGATTACGGGGGTGCGTCGTCTTTGCGGGTCCCGGTACGGCGCGTCTCGTCGGGCTCCTCCCGACCGTAGCAAACCCCCCGCGTCAGCTGAGCCGGGCGGTGAGCAGGGGGAGGGCGTGGGTGAGTTCGCGTTCCCAGTAGGGCCAGGTGTGGGTGCCGGGGCCGTAGAGGTGGGCGGTGACGGCCAGGCCGTGGGCGCGGGCACGGCGCACATAGCGCTGGGCCATCTCGCCGAGGCCGCGCTCCAGGGCGTCCTCGGGGCGGCCCGGCGGGTCGAGGGGGCCGGGGGTGCCGTTGCCGCAGGCGACGTAGAGCGGGTAGCCGCGGGGGAGCCGGGGGATCAGGGCGTACGGGTTGTGGGCGTCCCAGAGCGCGGACTGGGCGGCGGGGTCTCCCCAGAGGGCCGTCGGGTCGGCGCCTTGGCCCGTAAGGAGGTTCTGGATACCGGCCGGGTCCAGGGTGGTGTGGATGACCCCGCTGAACGAGGCCGCCGCGCGGAAGAGGCGGGGGTGGCGGGCGGCGTAGGAGAGGGCGCCGAAGCCGCCCATGGACAGACCGGCGATCGCCCGGTGACCGTTGGCCCGCAGCGCGCGCTCCAGCAGCGGGAGCAACTCGGCCAGGTGGAAGGTCTCCCAGGCGGGCGGGCCGTAGTGGCCGCCGTTCCACCAGTTGGAGTAGAAGCCGGCGGGACCGCCCTCGGGCGAGACGATCAGGGCCGGGGTGGCGGCGGTGATGGCCTCGACATCGGTGTTACGGGTCCATGCCTCCCAGCCGGGGCCCGGGTCGCAGCACCCGTGGAGCAGGTAGAGGACGGGCCAGCGGTGGTGGGGTCTGCGGTCGTAGCCGGTGGGGAGGAGGACGCGGGCGTGGCCCTCGCGGCCCAGCGCGGGCGAGTCGACCGTCAGGTCCAGAACGCGCTCGCCGACGCGCTCCGCGGCGACGAGGCGTGCGTGGGTGGGCGCCGCGCGTCCGGCAAGGGCTTCCGGGGAACGGGCCCTTGAGGAGCCGGCCTTCGAGGAGTCGGGCTCCGCGGAACGGGCTTCCGCGCGGGCGGGGAGGAGCGGTGCGGCGGCCAGCGCGGTCAGCGCGGCGAGCGTGCGACGGCGGTTCGGCATCGTTCGTTCTCCTTCGCGGCACTGCGTTACGGAGCTGAACGGGGCACGGTGCGTGGTCAGTTGAAACTTTGATGTCGTCGGGCGGCCGTGGCAAGAGCGCCGACAGTGGTCCCACGTAGGCTTGTCCGCGATATGTGTGCGGGGGCACGATCGAAGGGGGCGGCCTGCGTGGGCGGGGCGACGGGGAGCAAGCGCGTGCCACGGGCCGTGCGGGAGCAGCAGATGCTGGACGCGGGGGTGCGGGCCTTCGCGCGCAGCGGCTATCAGAACGCCTCGATGGACGACATCGCCGAGCTCGCCGGGGTCTCCAAACCGCTGGTCTATCTCTATCTCAACTCCAAGGACGAGCTGTTCACGGCGTGCATACGGCGGGAGGCCGCCGCGCTGGTGACCGCGGTCCGGGCCGCCGTGGAGCGGGACGCGCCCGCCGACCGGCAGTTGTGGAGCGGGCTGAGCGGCTTCTTCGCGCACACGGCCGAACATCCCGACGGCTGGACGCTGTTGCATGTGCAGGCCCGTACGCAGGGGCGGTCCTTCGCCCGTGAAGTGGTCGCGATGCGGGCGGAGATCGTGGAGTTCGTGACGCAGCTGATAGGCGCGGCGGCGCGGGAGCAGGCGCGCGGGGCGGCGCGCGCCCGGACCCTCGCGGGCACCGAGGTGTCCGGGCTCGCGCACGCGCTGGTGGGCGCGGCCGAGTCGCTCGCGGACTGGACGGCGGACGGGCGAGCGGGTGGGCCGTCGGCCAAGGAGGCCGCGGCCACCCTGATGAACTTCGCCTGGGCCGGGCTGGGGAATCTGCTCCAGGGGCAGGGGTGGTCGTCCGAGCGGGCCGGCTGACGGGCGGGGCGGCTGACGGGCGGTGTCAGCCGGGCCTCACGCGGCGCGGTTGTCCCGCATCGGGTCCGTCAGGCCGGGCCTTACGCGGCGCGGTTGCCGCGCGTCGGCTCGTCCGCCAGCCGTCCGGCCATCCACTCCAGGGCCGTCGGTATCCCGGTCACCGCCGTGGTGACATGGTCCAGCGGATAGTCCTTCCACTCCACCGGCACGCCCCGGGCGCACCAGCGGTCGCGCAGCGCCGCGCCGACCCGGTACGGGATCAGCTCGTCCACCGTGCCCTGGTAGAGAGACGACGGGGGCGGTCAGCCAGCGGCGGTCGATACCGGCCGCGGTGCGCGGTGCCCCGAACCGGGGCGGGCACCCGAAGAGCGGCTCGTAGTCCTCGGCGTACGGGGGCGGGGGATACGCGAACTGGGCGCACAGCAGCGGGATCCGCCGCCCGATCAGCCAGCCCGCGACCCGGTGCCAGACGAGCATGAGCCATTCGGCGACGATATGGCTCTCGGCCGCCGTAAGGGCGTCCTCATGCGGGCCCAACCCGCCGCGCAGGGCGAACACCGCCTCCCGGCCCCGGCCCGCGCCGCGATCCAGGGCCAGATGGGGGCCGCCGGGGAAGAGCCGGTAGACGCGGGCGCCGCGCTCCACCGCCGTGCCGAGGTCGGGGCAGCCCAGCGCGACGTAGCACATCATCGCGAAGGTGCCGGGCCGGCTGCGGATGGTCCCCAGCCCCAGGAACTCGTCCCCCGTGGCCCGGTGCAGGGCGCGCACCAGCCGGGCGAACTGCTCGGGGGAGACGCGGGCGCGGTCGTCGGTGAGCAGCAGCGGGGGTTATCCGGGCCCGCTGGAGCAGGGGGACGGTGTCGAGGCCGAGCCGCTGCGCACCGCGCAGCGCGGCCCGCACATGGTGCACCGTCACCGTCCGCCGCCCGTGCCCCATGGTCAAAACCGTGCCCGAGCGGGGGTGCCGCGTCAGCGGTGCGTCGCGGGGCCCCTACGCGGCGTGAGCGCCGTAAGGGCGACATGAGCGCCATAGGGGCGGTGGTGAGCGCCTTGAGGAGGGTGTCAGGCCCTACGGGCTATCCTCGACGGGCCCGGACGGACGTGTGAGAGCGGGGAACGACATGGCCACCACCCGACGGCCCGCGACGGCCGAATGGCTCGGACTCGAGCCCCATCCTGAGGGCGGCTGGTACCGGGAGACCTGGCGCAGCGATGTCACGGTGCGGCCGCCGGGGTACGACGGCGAGCGCGTGACCGCCACGGCGATCTACTTCCTGTTGACTCCGGGTGAGGAGTCCCGGTGGCACGTGGTGCGCTCGGCCGAGCTGTGGCTGTGGCACAGCGGCGGCCCGCTGCGGCTCCGGCTGGGCGGTACGGGCGACGCCCCGGAGGCGGCCCCCACCGAGGTGCTCCTGGGCCCCGATATCGCCTCCGGCCAGCGCCCCCAGGTCGTCATCCCGCCGGGCG
This genomic interval from Streptomyces asiaticus contains the following:
- a CDS encoding DMT family transporter is translated as MAWVLLLTAGLFEICWSIGMKLSDGFTRLWPSVFTVAGLIVSMGLLSAAVKSLPIGTAYGVWVGIGAVGTALLGMLLFHEPVTPARIFFLLLLVVAIVGLEATAGG
- a CDS encoding alpha/beta hydrolase, translating into MPNRRRTLAALTALAAAPLLPARAEARSAEPDSSKAGSSRARSPEALAGRAAPTHARLVAAERVGERVLDLTVDSPALGREGHARVLLPTGYDRRPHHRWPVLYLLHGCCDPGPGWEAWTRNTDVEAITAATPALIVSPEGGPAGFYSNWWNGGHYGPPAWETFHLAELLPLLERALRANGHRAIAGLSMGGFGALSYAARHPRLFRAAASFSGVIHTTLDPAGIQNLLTGQGADPTALWGDPAAQSALWDAHNPYALIPRLPRGYPLYVACGNGTPGPLDPPGRPEDALERGLGEMAQRYVRRARAHGLAVTAHLYGPGTHTWPYWERELTHALPLLTARLS
- a CDS encoding TetR/AcrR family transcriptional regulator, whose translation is MLDAGVRAFARSGYQNASMDDIAELAGVSKPLVYLYLNSKDELFTACIRREAAALVTAVRAAVERDAPADRQLWSGLSGFFAHTAEHPDGWTLLHVQARTQGRSFAREVVAMRAEIVEFVTQLIGAAAREQARGAARARTLAGTEVSGLAHALVGAAESLADWTADGRAGGPSAKEAAATLMNFAWAGLGNLLQGQGWSSERAG
- a CDS encoding cupin domain-containing protein, whose translation is MATTRRPATAEWLGLEPHPEGGWYRETWRSDVTVRPPGYDGERVTATAIYFLLTPGEESRWHVVRSAELWLWHSGGPLRLRLGGTGDAPEAAPTEVLLGPDIASGQRPQVVIPPGVWQAARPEVDEEALVSCVVSPGFDFADFRLLED